A DNA window from Hordeum vulgare subsp. vulgare chromosome 1H, MorexV3_pseudomolecules_assembly, whole genome shotgun sequence contains the following coding sequences:
- the LOC123440398 gene encoding uncharacterized protein LOC123440398, translated as MHAPLGRLCTSPVPEPAGAEVCSICFDQAVRDRGPGVPAPDVRGVHAVAVLPRQAQSGHAEPAAAHLPLLPRRHLPASGGHQAKAGDDDDEEEEGEGRLESPRHRRSHRSVNLGSSSSSLMGSIASSIGIKIIDDRRIGRADAAAREGQGQQ; from the exons ATGCATGCTCCTCTCGGCCGCCTCTGTACATCCCCGGTGCCGGAGCCAGCG GGCGCCGAGGTGTGCAGCATCTGCTTCGACCAGGCTGTGCGCGATCGAGGTCCGGGAGTGCCGGCACCAGATGTGCGTGGCGTGCACGCTGTAGCTGTGCTGCCACGCCAAGCCCAATCCGGCCATGCAGAGCCAGCCGCTGCCCACCTGCCCCTTCTGCCGCGGCGGCATCTCCCGGCTAGCGGTGGCCACCAGGCCAAggccggcgacgacgatgacgaggaggaagagggagaagGCAGGCTGGAGTCTCCGCGGCACCGGAGGTCTCACCGGTCCGTGAAcctcggcagcagcagcagcagcctcaTGGGCAGCATCGCCTCGTCCATCGGCATCAAG ATCATCGACGATCGTCGTATCGGCCGTGCAGATGCAGCAGCACGAGAAGGGCAGGGGCAGCAGTGA